In Chiloscyllium punctatum isolate Juve2018m chromosome 10, sChiPun1.3, whole genome shotgun sequence, a single window of DNA contains:
- the prlh gene encoding prolactin-releasing peptide codes for MNLLSVCCIFCLLACLAFPDADSRVQGSSVEIRNADIDSSWYTGRGIRPVGRFGRRGLTLENIRKYEFGTRRVCIPIEESEESNQDE; via the exons ATGAATCTACTGTCGGTTTGCTGTATCTTTTGCCTGTTGGCGTGCCTCGCGTTTCCTGATGCGGACTCTCGGGTCCAAGGCTCCTCGGTGGAGATCAGAA ATGCTGATATTGATTCCTCTTGGTATACTGGACGTGGAATAAGGCCTGTGGGCCGTTTTGGAAGACGAGGACTAACCCTGGAAAACATCAGGAAATATGAATTTGGCACTCGTCGTGTCTGTATCCCAATTGAAGAAAGTGAAGAATCCAACCAGGATGAATAA